The window CCTATAACGACTTGAATCTAACAAGTAACAGTAACCCAATCAATCTCTGTGTTGACTCTAGATAAAGATGTGAATAGTACAACTTTTAAAATTATTGTCTAACATCCAACCAATTTCATCTTGAATATCAAATGGTGTGATGACATAAACagttatgtatttattaaatgaTTTTCATCATTCATAGAGAagtaaataaaaacataaattaagaaatacatttgaaataagaaatttgattaaaaaatacaaataagacGAACATACCAATTTCAAGAgcgtaaaaaaagaaaagagtaaaaataattgTTTGGTTCAATTTAAATTGGTTTTATTAATGAAACCATTCGTATAAAATAAACCGATTTTTTCAAACCAAATAATAACATGTATCGACCATCCAAAAATAGCTTTATGTGAAGTTGAATGCAGGTGAATTTCTACTAagatataatagataataaattaattaaagtgaACTAACAAATActgtacaaaaaaaataaaggtGAATTCTATGGTATCTATAACTTGATGCTTAATTTATGCCTAATTTACTTTCTATGACAActtttgaatatttaataattatttatttttatacttttaaaattaaatattaatttttaaccctTTTTAGTAAGTTAGACAAACACTTTTAGACACTGTAGCaattaccaaaaataaaataatacaactcGATGAGTTGGCTgagatatatttaaataataatcatTTCGGAACGAGGACCTTATTTCTCAGCTCGATGAGTTGGCTGAGATTCGGGTAACACCACACCACAAGATTATGGACTCTGCTGCTTGAGTGCCAACATTCATGAAGATCTTGGATTGCATGCAGCATCATAACTCCAATGGGAAGAAAAAAGGAGTTAACAATAACTTGCTTGAACTTAATCTAAATCCAACCCATAACAGATCACACAAGACCTAGAAAATAAAAACTGGATGGTATCCAATGTTTAATCTCACCTTTCATtgttctctctctcctctttaatttTGGTCTCACTtgtaaaattaaaagtgagacatcacactttattctctcaagtgttaaaaaaattgGAGAGGATCTATTTCCCTATATTCTTATCGATCTAGTAATTAATATAATAAGAAGAAAGTACAAAAAAGTTATATGTTTTGCTTGCACAACAGGATTGCATTGCTTTGTGGTTTTGCTCTGCTGTTATATATGAACACATTGGAGAAGGAGAGAAGTAATGAATTAAAGAATAATGTTGAAATGAAATATCGTTGTTCTATAGATCCTAAGGAAATATACAAGTTTGGTTAATTGGGAGGATATTAGATTGAATTAATCATAGAAACTATGTCTTTGAGGTATTACATCTTCGAATTCAAGTCTTGGGTGAGCATACGAGTAACCCTTCCTGAACCTGTTGTTTCTGTTTCTAACTTCCACATCCACAGAGAAGACAGCACAAACGGGCCTGTGGTCAGAGAACCTTGACTCTCCTCGTATATATGATAGTTGTTCAATGCCTTTGCCACGCCATAGTATTCTATCACACCTGAAAATTATTCAACATAATTGGTTATTGGAATGGATTTCTTCATtcatctctctctctatatatatagtaGTACCATGCTGGGGTTCTGCGTTTCTTCTTGGATTTGGCAGTCTCCCCGGCATAGGAGTCTGAATTTTGAGAATACTTGTAAGTTGGGGCAAATAAGATCCTTCCTTCTTGGAATCCATTGAACACCCTTCCTGCCTCTCTTTCAATGTTCAACTGTGAAAAACATGTATACAAGTCAAtacaatcaaaagtaataataatgTTATGTGAGAACTAGAAAGCATAAAACACTCACTTGATCTTTTTCTAACAAAGTGTCCCAGTCATTATCCTCCAAGAGGACCCTTGTTTCTTCATAACTCAAAGCCACCCGATAGTTCAAATCACCTAGCCATATTATTCGTCTGCAAAAGATGCAGACATTAAACAAGGGAATTTACAATTAAGAAACTtggtataataaaaaaaatacgacTTACTCGTGGTCAACAATCTTTTCAGGGGCTTTGGCACAAGGGTTCTTGCAAATCCTAGGGAACTGTATCCCTTTGAGGATCTCAGCTACATCAGCATTCCTCTTTATCTCATCACCTTCTTTCTCCCCAGAAGCCAAGTGACTACAGATGAAACAAAAGCTTGTTTGATGTATTGTCATGCTCATTGATATACACCCCTGCAAACCAATTATCATTTCACATGCActactattatttatttattagtcttGGAAACCGcaatatgattatgattatgaatacACACAGATATGTACCTTGTTACCTAGGCAACCCATGATTCCCGTTCCAACAGTATCTACTCTAAGATGGCCAATGTGAGGTACCAACTCCTTCCTAGTCCATACAGTGAGAAAAATGCCAACCATTTGCTTACTTGATATAAGGGAGTACTTGTTTTGGGAAGTCATTGGTATCTCTGCAATGGAGAGCAACTCTTCCATGCTAATCTCACCACGAATCTCATTATCTATCTTACTAACAGGGTCACTAAACTTTCTCACCCTCCTTCTGTCTCTGCTGGTTGGAGATTCCACTGGACAATTGCATGCCTTAAGGAGGCTGCTGCCCTCTGCTCTCAAGCTTTTGCTCACAATTTTCAGAGACGACTTCTGAAAGAAGTTTAGACTTGTAGGCCCTTTCAACTCCCTCGAgttcttcaagttcaaatcaTACGGATCGTTGTACTCGTTTCTTGGCCTGTTTAGTGCCTGACTTATCAATGTTAACCACTTTGTTGCAGGCTCGTTGTCTTCTATTACCAATACATTCCCAGCGCTTAGGGGAACTATTTCTTGAAACCTTAATCAAACACagacacaaatatatatatatatgtcagcCAACTCAACTCAAAGTTTACTTATTAGCTTCTTGCCTTGCCACCATGCATCATGTAATTGTAAACTCACCCCAATACATATACATCTGCAGAGCCCTCCACTAGCAAGAAATCTTGAAGGTTCAGATCATAGTTTGGCGATTTTCCTCCTACATTCCAAGTGGCAACAAATATCCTACATGCATTCCcagatattattaatttattataaaccgATGTCTTACTAACACGAGTTTTTAATCTCACTACAACAATCGAAGAAAAATACCAAACCTGAAACCCTGTCTTTCAGTTTCTGGACCCACAGGTCGTTCAAAAGTTGACAAATTTAGGCCTTCGATTCCTGGGCTAGTCTCCCTTTCTGTTAGCACATATAAGTAACTAAGGTCATGCTTTATCCTATTATCTTGACTAGTACGTAATTGCAATGGGTATACAAAGACACTCCTTCTAACCATGACGCCTAACACAGTTGGTAGCTATATATGTGGCTTTATTAGGTATTGCTGTCGAAAATAAATACCTAAACAACAAATAAAAGATTTCCTTTTCCCCTTGATCAAAAACATCCTTCCGGATAGGCAAGATTTTTTGTTGTTAGGTAAGCTACCAACAAATGTACGAGTTGGATGATCCAGAACGTAGCATTGACCCAAATGTTTCTCAATGTAAATTCAAGCCGCGAAATTGgatatgaaaaataatttcagagaatgtaaaaaaaaattaattccatGCAACAATAATATGTATGTATACCTGAGAAGCTTTTTCTCATGAAGGGAGACACTTCCATTAAAGCTTTTCTTCTGGATTCAATCTTCTTCTCCAAATCTTTGGACATGAAAAAGAACATtcatcaaaagaaaattaaagcaacaatgacaaagaagaggggtGGAAGTGAAAGAGAAATTACCAAGAGTAACTCCTTGATCTCCTTCCTCGTGTGGCTTGGTGAAAGCATCATCGTCTGAGCCTCTCCCAGTTCTCTTTGAACCGAAAATCTTGGGAAGGAGAGACTTGaaccaaacaaaaaaataaaagaataaaaataaatataaagataagCAATTATAATTGAAGGAAGGCATAATGCAGGAATATATATAGAACCTTCTTTTTCTTGTCATTCTTGTTGCTAGTAATGTCAGGAGAAGAGGATGCAGAGATTTGCCTGATGGGGCTGATGGAAGGATCGTTGACTTTGGTCATTTCAGAATTATTATCATTTGATATGGTACAAGTAGAATTCGAATAAGCAGCGTAAAAATACGACATTCAATGGCTACTTCGTCTTTTTGAACATGCTGCATGCATTGTATTATATATGATCTTGAGTCCTCCAACCTGCTGCAATCAACGTAACATGCACCAGACTGATTGTGATGTAACTAACTCATCATCAACGAGCCTCCTGCAACAACTTTCACTCTCGTATTTTTGCATGATGCGATAATGCCTGTGTGTTTAGGATGTTGCTGTTTTCCGTTTTCAAATGGCTCAGATTTTGGTGGCACAACTTTCGGACGACCTAAGGATGAGGCCTCATACCCATAACAAGTTATGCCCTTCCCTGATGAGGCCATAAACAACTCACAAATATGCCAAATATTGCATATGCTTCGATTTTCCACACCCAATTATTACCCcctttccaaaaaaaataaaataaaacgagAACAACATATTATTTACTTGTTTCTATTATAGAATGGGGGGTATATACTGAATTcttgttttaataataataatgactcAATTAATTACAAATCATTACATAATTATTAGTATATCTCTattgctcttttttttattttatttgtctctCTACTTATGGAATTGGAATTAGAACATTTTGATAAAAAATGAATTCACTCGttaattttttctcaaataaaaaaaaatgtgaaaaaaatattgTTCATACTGACCCAAATGCAGCTAGATCCATTAAGGATAAAGGCTCTTCAAAAGTAGCATTTTCTACTCATCCGGTTTCTTAATAAGTCGGACACGGCAAGGAGAATCAGTTTCAAATATCCAATTAAATAA is drawn from Arachis hypogaea cultivar Tifrunner chromosome 12, arahy.Tifrunner.gnm2.J5K5, whole genome shotgun sequence and contains these coding sequences:
- the LOC112727367 gene encoding type I inositol polyphosphate 5-phosphatase 5-like — translated: MSYFYAAYSNSTCTISNDNNSEMTKVNDPSISPIRQISASSSPDITSNKNDKKKKSLLPKIFGSKRTGRGSDDDAFTKPHEEGDQGVTLDLEKKIESRRKALMEVSPFMRKSFSERETSPGIEGLNLSTFERPVGPETERQGFRIFVATWNVGGKSPNYDLNLQDFLLVEGSADVYVLGFQEIVPLSAGNVLVIEDNEPATKWLTLISQALNRPRNEYNDPYDLNLKNSRELKGPTSLNFFQKSSLKIVSKSLRAEGSSLLKACNCPVESPTSRDRRRVRKFSDPVSKIDNEIRGEISMEELLSIAEIPMTSQNKYSLISSKQMVGIFLTVWTRKELVPHIGHLRVDTVGTGIMGCLGNKGCISMSMTIHQTSFCFICSHLASGEKEGDEIKRNADVAEILKGIQFPRICKNPCAKAPEKIVDHERIIWLGDLNYRVALSYEETRVLLEDNDWDTLLEKDQLNIEREAGRVFNGFQEGRILFAPTYKYSQNSDSYAGETAKSKKKRRTPAWCDRILWRGKGIEQLSYIRGESRFSDHRPVCAVFSVDVEVRNRNNRFRKGYSYAHPRLEFEDVIPQRHSFYD